Proteins from a genomic interval of Sphingobacterium sp. SYP-B4668:
- a CDS encoding BT_3044 domain-containing protein yields MKNILIYGLVVLYVLVNTSCEKDLLDKEQYHNVIYLKSDGNNIFSYTHMMNDSVSQGFLTVGSGGSTPLKEDIVVTMELDTARLNRYNFRNFGSDYAKYVQLVDSNLYVLPSRQIILKKGDPNMTTFFPIEIDANTLSPDTVYMIPFRIVEAGGVEVNPQKNFVFYKPELANGYSSPKSRSYRMKGTRQTSDGLVSSMTTTKNLLPLAHNRVRLFPDNLSPSTNLADIQNKTIVLIVEKDNQVRIKPFKNVMVEVLGACYYDPKEKVFNLDYRYRQPGQSAWIKVKEVLTRVE; encoded by the coding sequence TGAAAAATATTTTAATATATGGTTTGGTGGTGCTGTACGTACTGGTGAATACGTCATGTGAAAAAGACCTCCTCGATAAGGAGCAATACCATAATGTGATTTATTTAAAAAGTGATGGCAATAATATCTTCTCGTATACCCATATGATGAATGATTCGGTATCGCAAGGATTTTTGACCGTGGGTAGCGGTGGCAGTACACCTTTGAAAGAGGATATCGTGGTGACGATGGAGTTGGATACCGCTCGATTGAACCGTTACAATTTTAGGAACTTTGGATCGGACTATGCTAAATATGTGCAACTGGTGGACTCCAATCTGTATGTCCTGCCTTCTCGGCAGATCATCTTGAAGAAAGGCGACCCCAATATGACAACGTTTTTCCCTATTGAAATCGATGCGAATACCTTATCTCCCGATACGGTATACATGATTCCGTTCCGAATTGTGGAAGCGGGTGGAGTAGAAGTGAATCCACAGAAAAATTTTGTGTTTTATAAGCCGGAGTTGGCGAATGGGTATTCGTCGCCTAAATCACGATCGTACCGCATGAAGGGTACGCGCCAAACATCGGATGGGCTAGTGTCGTCGATGACCACGACCAAAAATCTATTGCCATTGGCTCACAATCGAGTTCGATTGTTCCCCGATAACTTGTCCCCATCGACCAATCTAGCGGATATCCAAAATAAGACTATTGTGCTGATTGTGGAAAAGGATAACCAAGTCCGAATCAAGCCTTTTAAAAATGTGATGGTGGAGGTCTTGGGCGCCTGTTACTATGATCCGAAGGAAAAGGTATTTAATCTGGACTATCGATATCGGCAGCCCGGGCAATCGGCTTGGATTAAAGTGAAGGAAGTACTGACACGTGTCGAGTAG
- a CDS encoding BT_3987 domain-containing protein, whose translation MKIHISYLTVLLLLLVSCKDDSLIVPDRADFGLSLTTVNFLSEAESKDVEVLNAGTGVQAEVISEATPWCTVKVSGNKVTVSVEDNLLVKSRNATVEVVSGDKRNSILIRQAGKKFTNIAGVQELTVEAGMGEVTLHWKEPTADNFSHVVVSYEKEGQVISTSLEPGVVEHRIVGLRNIDGVYDFHVQSVDKEGDLGEIVSISKQVEKLVAFGFSKLEVKNWLPYHFRTGENVRKTTLQITTNEFNADEQVSLSFSVDKQALDTYNQKNGTNHQLVSPSTATLPSSFVFAGKRNVEEMDVLLDFDELQDAKSYALPITIKTVSSGGISATHATVLLIYYVDDLSGWYTVERLASSGEGTGAYPKPESDRRRYIKRTGALTWETGYLFGSYSKSEQDVGGINTIQYIKLDPATKKIAIQQGNYAVAEQANLFDAGKNELTIKYLYRDWAGWWSHERMYNRSFSK comes from the coding sequence ATGAAAATTCATATATCATATTTGACCGTACTGCTCCTATTGCTGGTCTCCTGTAAAGACGATAGCCTAATTGTGCCTGATCGTGCGGATTTTGGACTGTCGCTGACGACGGTCAACTTTCTGAGCGAGGCCGAATCTAAGGATGTCGAGGTGCTGAACGCCGGAACAGGTGTACAAGCAGAGGTCATCTCGGAGGCAACTCCTTGGTGTACCGTGAAGGTGTCGGGAAATAAAGTGACTGTCAGTGTAGAGGACAATCTGCTGGTCAAGAGTAGGAATGCCACAGTGGAGGTGGTCAGTGGTGACAAAAGAAACAGCATCTTGATTAGGCAGGCGGGTAAAAAATTCACCAATATAGCTGGGGTACAGGAGCTGACGGTGGAAGCAGGTATGGGTGAGGTAACCTTGCACTGGAAGGAACCGACTGCGGATAATTTTTCGCATGTCGTTGTTTCGTACGAAAAGGAAGGCCAAGTCATCAGCACTTCGCTGGAACCTGGCGTAGTCGAACATCGGATAGTGGGGCTTCGCAATATCGACGGGGTGTATGATTTTCATGTCCAATCCGTGGACAAGGAAGGCGATTTGGGTGAAATAGTAAGCATTAGCAAGCAGGTGGAAAAGTTGGTGGCTTTTGGATTTTCCAAGCTAGAGGTGAAAAATTGGTTACCTTATCATTTTAGGACGGGGGAAAATGTCAGGAAGACTACATTGCAGATAACGACGAATGAATTTAATGCAGACGAGCAGGTGAGCTTATCTTTTAGTGTGGACAAACAGGCCCTGGATACCTATAACCAAAAGAATGGAACGAACCATCAATTGGTGTCGCCATCAACGGCGACTCTTCCGAGTTCATTTGTATTCGCTGGCAAGCGAAATGTTGAAGAGATGGATGTTTTGTTGGATTTTGACGAATTGCAAGATGCAAAATCGTATGCGTTACCGATTACAATAAAGACCGTGTCGAGTGGTGGTATCAGTGCGACTCACGCTACCGTGCTACTCATTTATTATGTAGATGACCTATCGGGCTGGTATACCGTAGAACGACTTGCTAGCTCGGGTGAAGGTACAGGTGCCTATCCGAAACCCGAAAGTGATAGAAGAAGATATATCAAGCGGACAGGGGCATTGACCTGGGAAACGGGATATCTTTTCGGTAGCTATAGTAAGAGTGAGCAGGATGTCGGTGGGATAAATACCATTCAGTACATCAAACTGGATCCCGCGACCAAGAAAATTGCCATCCAACAGGGTAACTATGCTGTTGCAGAACAAGCGAATCTATTTGATGCGGGTAAAAACGAATTGACCATTAAGTATCTTTATCGGGACTGGGCCGGATGGTGGTCACATGAGCGTATGTATAACAGATCATTTTCAAAATAA
- a CDS encoding phosphocholine-specific phospholipase C yields MDNRRDFLKKAAMLAGGMSMSQLLSSSIAKAMAIDPQLGSTFQDAEHVVLLMQENRSFDHAFGTLQGVRGFNDPRAILQPNGRKVWLQRNKAGQTYAPFRLDIKDSKITWMGCLPHNWPDQTDARNQGKMDRWLEVKSWGSNDAGEIPLTMGHYTREDIPFYYSLADAFTVCDQHFCSSLTGTNPNRLYFWTGNIRENLDGKALVWNGDSEFSGKANWKTFPERLSALGVDWKIYQNEISSSSAGYAGEANSWLGNFGCNVMEYYPQYEVKYSKRYRHLLEERRKSLEKQIQEKKANGSPADEALKKLEGQLQGVLKEQEIYTPANFDRLSEHTKDIHKRAFVNNSARPDYMELEKMEYQDGDMLRSLQIPKGDILHQFREDVKSGSLPTVSWLAAPQLFSDHPDSPWFGAWYVSEVMNILTQNPEVWKKTIFILTYDENDGYFDHVAPFAAPNPYRTDSGKVSSGIDAKLEYVRKEDQYYPESGRESNIGLGYRVPLVVASPWSRGGWVNSQIFDHTSPLQFLEKFVGYKLGKEVKETNISEWRRTVCGDLTSIFRPYHGEAITKPVFLERKPFYESIHQAKFKDLPKGFKALTEPEIEQIQDRASESPYFPKQEKGIRDSCALPYELGVNGVYDATSASYRISFEAANKAFGAKAAGSAFTVYHHGAFRQEEGRSWNYAVKAGDRLEDTWSLADCASGHYHLSVHGPNGFYRSFKGGEQHPQVHISCAYEPSKRGKGLSGRLICTCTNMGAIDREVVLEDKSYGQSKQVLKIKAGKQTSYVVNTARQHFWYDLRVTCKGFSDFEEQFAGRVESGIASKTDPLMGMGKA; encoded by the coding sequence ATGGATAATAGAAGAGACTTTTTAAAAAAGGCCGCGATGCTCGCGGGAGGAATGTCTATGTCACAGTTGTTGTCTTCCTCGATAGCAAAGGCAATGGCTATCGATCCTCAGCTGGGGAGTACGTTCCAGGACGCAGAGCATGTGGTTTTATTGATGCAGGAGAACCGATCTTTTGACCATGCTTTTGGTACGTTGCAGGGCGTGCGTGGATTTAACGATCCACGCGCAATACTGCAACCCAATGGGCGCAAAGTGTGGTTGCAGCGTAATAAGGCGGGACAGACATATGCTCCCTTTCGATTAGATATCAAAGATTCTAAAATCACGTGGATGGGCTGCCTGCCACATAATTGGCCCGATCAGACAGATGCTCGTAATCAGGGAAAAATGGATCGCTGGTTGGAGGTCAAGAGTTGGGGATCTAACGATGCAGGGGAGATTCCCTTGACGATGGGGCATTATACACGTGAGGATATTCCTTTTTACTACTCGTTGGCAGATGCTTTTACCGTTTGCGATCAGCATTTTTGCTCAAGCCTGACGGGAACCAATCCCAATCGATTGTATTTCTGGACAGGTAATATTCGGGAAAACTTGGACGGTAAGGCTTTGGTATGGAATGGGGATTCGGAATTTAGCGGAAAGGCAAACTGGAAGACTTTTCCAGAGCGATTGTCGGCACTCGGGGTAGATTGGAAAATCTACCAAAATGAGATATCATCAAGTAGTGCCGGTTATGCTGGCGAAGCGAATAGTTGGTTGGGTAACTTTGGCTGTAATGTCATGGAATATTATCCACAATATGAAGTCAAATACAGTAAGCGGTATCGGCACCTGTTGGAAGAGCGGAGGAAGAGCTTGGAAAAACAGATTCAAGAAAAAAAGGCAAATGGAAGTCCTGCGGACGAGGCTTTAAAAAAACTTGAGGGGCAGTTGCAAGGTGTACTGAAGGAACAGGAAATCTATACGCCGGCCAACTTTGATCGGCTAAGTGAGCATACGAAGGATATCCACAAGCGAGCATTTGTGAACAACAGTGCTAGACCTGATTATATGGAGTTGGAAAAAATGGAGTATCAAGATGGGGATATGCTCCGCAGTTTGCAAATTCCAAAAGGCGATATTTTGCATCAGTTTAGAGAAGATGTAAAGTCGGGGTCGTTACCAACGGTTTCGTGGTTGGCTGCTCCACAGCTTTTCTCGGATCATCCCGACTCGCCGTGGTTTGGCGCATGGTATGTGAGCGAGGTAATGAATATCTTGACACAGAACCCGGAGGTTTGGAAAAAAACAATCTTTATCCTAACATACGATGAGAATGATGGTTACTTTGATCATGTGGCCCCATTTGCTGCACCAAATCCCTATCGAACAGATTCGGGTAAGGTCTCGTCTGGCATTGATGCAAAATTAGAGTATGTCCGTAAGGAGGATCAATACTATCCCGAAAGTGGACGAGAGAGCAACATTGGCCTCGGCTATCGTGTCCCACTGGTCGTCGCTTCGCCCTGGTCTCGAGGTGGATGGGTGAATTCACAGATATTTGACCATACCTCACCCTTGCAGTTCCTGGAAAAATTTGTGGGATACAAACTTGGTAAAGAGGTTAAGGAAACCAATATTTCGGAATGGCGAAGGACGGTGTGTGGGGATTTGACCTCTATTTTTAGGCCCTATCATGGGGAGGCCATTACCAAGCCTGTCTTTTTGGAAAGGAAGCCTTTTTACGAAAGTATCCATCAAGCCAAGTTTAAGGACTTGCCAAAAGGATTCAAGGCCTTGACCGAGCCCGAAATAGAACAGATCCAAGATAGGGCTTCGGAATCACCGTATTTTCCAAAACAAGAAAAAGGTATTCGCGATTCCTGCGCACTACCCTATGAGCTTGGTGTAAATGGGGTTTACGATGCTACGAGCGCCAGTTATCGGATATCTTTTGAAGCGGCAAACAAGGCATTTGGTGCTAAAGCGGCAGGATCTGCATTTACGGTGTATCACCATGGAGCATTCAGACAAGAAGAGGGGCGTAGTTGGAATTATGCGGTGAAAGCGGGTGACAGACTGGAGGATACTTGGTCGCTGGCAGACTGCGCATCTGGTCATTATCATCTATCGGTACATGGGCCCAACGGCTTTTACCGTTCTTTTAAAGGTGGAGAGCAGCACCCACAAGTGCACATAAGCTGTGCTTATGAACCTAGTAAGAGAGGAAAAGGATTGTCTGGACGACTGATCTGTACCTGCACCAATATGGGGGCTATCGATCGAGAGGTGGTGCTTGAAGATAAGAGCTATGGCCAATCGAAACAGGTGTTGAAGATTAAAGCTGGAAAGCAGACTTCTTATGTCGTGAATACGGCGAGACAGCACTTTTGGTACGATCTGCGTGTGACCTGCAAAGGATTTTCTGATTTTGAGGAGCAATTTGCTGGGCGGGTAGAATCTGGAATTGCTTCTAAAACCGATCCGCTTATGGGAATGGGTAAAGCTTAG
- a CDS encoding metallophosphoesterase family protein, producing the protein MKYVFLIFSLAVLTSICQAQGKFSFAFFTDLHLNNNTNTRCFEGLAQATQHAKAKRIDFIMTGGDNVDVDAYKAEQLPKAKEIFQRYKAQVDASGMRWYYAMGNHDRYWHHEGKDGAGLFESVLGKSYYSFAHKGWRFIVLNSTQICDGKYCIDDVQKSWLSEVLAQTPKDQPIVVVSHVPFLSLYYPVLEGYYTDADTFANQKSIFDMFGGHNLKLVLQGHQHLYEEIKVKGVQFITAGAISANWWGGVFHGTQEGYLKVNVNGDAFTWDYLDYDWKVNGK; encoded by the coding sequence ATGAAATATGTATTCTTAATTTTTAGTTTAGCTGTGCTGACCTCCATCTGTCAGGCGCAGGGAAAATTCTCTTTTGCTTTTTTTACGGACTTGCACTTAAATAATAATACCAACACAAGGTGTTTTGAAGGATTAGCACAGGCCACTCAACATGCAAAGGCCAAACGGATCGATTTTATTATGACCGGAGGGGACAATGTGGATGTCGATGCCTATAAGGCCGAACAATTACCAAAAGCGAAGGAAATATTCCAAAGATATAAGGCGCAAGTGGATGCGTCTGGCATGAGATGGTATTATGCTATGGGTAATCATGATCGGTATTGGCATCATGAGGGTAAGGATGGGGCAGGATTGTTTGAGTCTGTTTTGGGAAAAAGCTATTATAGTTTTGCGCATAAGGGCTGGCGTTTTATTGTGTTGAATAGTACCCAGATCTGTGATGGAAAGTATTGTATAGATGATGTGCAGAAATCTTGGCTGAGTGAAGTGTTGGCGCAGACACCGAAAGATCAACCGATCGTAGTGGTGAGCCACGTCCCTTTTCTATCGCTGTATTACCCTGTGTTGGAAGGATATTATACCGATGCGGATACCTTTGCTAACCAAAAGTCAATTTTTGACATGTTTGGTGGACACAATTTGAAACTGGTATTGCAGGGACACCAACATCTGTATGAGGAAATCAAAGTGAAAGGAGTGCAATTTATTACGGCAGGAGCCATTTCGGCAAACTGGTGGGGAGGGGTATTTCACGGTACGCAAGAGGGGTATTTAAAAGTTAATGTAAATGGTGATGCCTTTACGTGGGACTATCTGGATTATGACTGGAAGGTAAACGGAAAGTAA
- a CDS encoding TFIIB-type zinc ribbon-containing protein, translating to MKCPNCNDTLLMTERHQVEIDYCPSCRGVWLDKGELDKLLQYASSQNNAPSPTTNYQERPVVNRDYNEKRNYEEESDRYSESRDSREYQQKYPHKKKSFLSDFFDFD from the coding sequence ATGAAATGCCCAAATTGTAATGACACCTTATTAATGACCGAACGTCATCAGGTAGAGATTGACTATTGTCCGAGCTGTAGAGGCGTATGGTTGGACAAGGGAGAACTTGATAAATTACTACAGTATGCGTCTTCTCAAAACAATGCGCCTAGCCCAACAACGAACTATCAAGAACGCCCAGTTGTCAACCGGGACTATAATGAAAAACGGAATTATGAAGAAGAATCCGATCGATATAGTGAGTCAAGAGACAGCCGAGAATACCAGCAAAAATACCCCCACAAGAAGAAATCCTTCCTTTCCGATTTTTTCGACTTTGATTAA
- a CDS encoding FUSC family protein: protein MELLTTIWAAIREETRQFFQLKKTERLWHIPVLASLCMGLPLLIGYALGRMDYGILSCIGGLVILYMPATALEHRMLTLLLCAFGFIISFAIGAVFSFNPILSATVLGLFAFGINWIVNYFALPPPRNFFFIMIASMASCMPFDWTTLPTKIGLIALGTIFACIFALFYSLYAVRKFQQAVPPTPTRPNNDAIHVESFIIGVFISSSLLIGHFFKLDNPYWIPISCLAVMQGLNVAHVGRRSFHRILGTFLGMGLTWILLILDLSPLQICFTILILQFIIEMLVVRHYALAVFFITPLTFFLAEIGAGFDIDIDRLIGARLLDIVIGSLIGVFGGWMLHNKQLQRIARWKVYMGRRKGHS from the coding sequence ATGGAACTCTTGACCACAATCTGGGCCGCCATACGGGAAGAAACTCGACAGTTTTTCCAACTCAAGAAAACAGAGCGGCTCTGGCATATTCCCGTCTTGGCGTCGTTGTGTATGGGATTGCCCTTGCTGATTGGCTATGCTTTGGGAAGGATGGACTACGGTATACTGTCCTGTATTGGGGGATTAGTGATTTTGTATATGCCTGCAACAGCGCTAGAGCATCGTATGCTGACTTTACTGCTTTGTGCATTTGGTTTTATCATCAGCTTTGCCATCGGAGCGGTTTTTAGTTTTAACCCTATCCTTTCTGCTACAGTTTTGGGGCTGTTTGCTTTTGGCATCAATTGGATCGTCAACTATTTTGCATTACCTCCGCCGCGTAATTTCTTTTTTATCATGATTGCCTCTATGGCGAGTTGTATGCCTTTCGATTGGACGACGTTGCCGACAAAGATTGGGTTGATCGCGTTGGGGACAATATTTGCCTGTATCTTTGCTCTGTTTTACAGTCTGTATGCGGTGCGCAAATTCCAACAGGCTGTACCCCCCACTCCAACCAGACCAAATAATGATGCGATCCATGTGGAGTCATTCATCATCGGTGTATTCATCTCGAGCAGTCTCTTGATTGGACATTTTTTTAAATTGGACAATCCGTACTGGATTCCGATATCCTGCCTTGCGGTGATGCAAGGACTTAATGTGGCACATGTAGGGCGTCGTAGTTTCCATCGAATTTTGGGGACATTCTTAGGAATGGGCCTTACTTGGATACTGCTTATTTTAGATCTCAGCCCCTTGCAGATTTGTTTTACAATTCTCATCTTGCAGTTTATAATCGAGATGCTCGTGGTAAGACACTATGCTTTGGCCGTTTTCTTCATCACACCGCTAACTTTTTTTCTTGCAGAAATAGGTGCAGGATTCGATATCGATATCGATCGCTTGATTGGAGCACGGTTGTTGGACATCGTTATTGGGAGCCTAATAGGCGTTTTCGGAGGATGGATGCTCCATAATAAGCAATTACAACGTATAGCCCGATGGAAAGTATATATGGGCCGGAGAAAAGGCCATAGCTAA
- a CDS encoding prolyl oligopeptidase family serine peptidase, whose amino-acid sequence MKHASLYPSWKLLFLVLSLPLLPMCISAQQLHSFTEGLSVEVPYTYGREALYTDELLWQYYHQGVVRPQVGKPWDQQQTPSLWTAVVADSTGFFRPQRSTGGNLRQPNNPPGPGRVAEQGHTPRATTSYRGPRSSYLYLSYHSDKEQDALLNIKGNSAVLINGELHAGDPYRMGWLELPVRLKKGLNDFYVRGTYVSAQLRFAKQSALLATDDLTLPDIVHGRDNKKLTLGLVIINNSPKKLQDLKIQSTTHGRQTITSVPPIMAQSTRKIAVHIDGSSVQDIGNIVSQLELLQGGKVVDQKDITLRSVDTKTPYRITFISRIDGSVQYYAVNPATGGEKAGDALFFSVHGAGVEALGQAQAYQPKDWGTLIAPTNRRPRGFNWEDWGRLDALEVLGLAKQQLQPDSQRIYLTGHSMGGHGTWFLGATYPDKWAAIAPCAGYPTLKGYGSADGLVPDKGRNALEDVLLRSGNQSDVLAYATNYKPLGVYVLHGDADRTVPVEYARQMRAVLGAFHPDFSYYEYPGGSHWYSNESVDWKPLFDYFKAHTRKTTTNVDQIDFKTANPGISASYYWGTVYQQLQPLHYSHIQLLRDREKYSITGRTDNVRILRLDLSGFTIGHPISITLDSLNTLTYPTSATNRSSVFLQKENNTWKIIDAPSLADKGPHRNGTFKEAFDHSMVYVYGTRGTKAENNWAIEKVRYDAESWYYRGNGAFEIISDQEFDAQKYTDRNIILVGNSKTNSAWDALLHDCPISVTSGQVIVGDKHYQGNDLGGYFYWKKPGTVSRSVGIITGTGIKGMQAATANQYFAGASGFPDYMFFKLDMLKVGAEGILDAGFYDNSWHVTR is encoded by the coding sequence ATGAAACACGCCTCCCTATATCCGAGCTGGAAATTGTTATTTCTGGTGCTCAGTCTGCCTCTACTACCCATGTGTATATCCGCCCAACAGCTCCATTCCTTTACTGAAGGACTATCTGTAGAGGTCCCCTATACCTATGGTCGAGAAGCCTTGTACACAGACGAACTCCTATGGCAATATTACCACCAGGGTGTAGTCCGGCCTCAAGTAGGCAAGCCTTGGGACCAACAACAGACCCCCTCCTTATGGACAGCCGTAGTCGCAGATAGCACGGGTTTCTTCAGGCCTCAACGTAGTACTGGCGGTAACCTCCGTCAACCCAACAATCCACCCGGGCCCGGTCGTGTTGCCGAGCAAGGTCATACACCTAGGGCGACGACTTCCTATCGCGGGCCACGGTCCAGCTACCTTTACCTATCCTATCATTCGGACAAGGAGCAGGATGCCCTCTTGAACATCAAAGGCAACAGTGCGGTACTCATCAATGGCGAACTACATGCAGGCGACCCCTACAGAATGGGGTGGCTGGAATTGCCCGTCCGTCTCAAAAAAGGGTTGAATGACTTTTATGTCCGGGGGACATACGTTTCCGCACAACTCCGTTTCGCAAAGCAAAGCGCGTTACTTGCTACCGATGACCTTACATTGCCCGATATTGTGCATGGCAGAGACAATAAGAAGCTTACACTTGGTCTCGTCATCATCAATAACAGCCCTAAAAAGCTACAAGATCTAAAAATCCAAAGCACAACCCATGGACGTCAAACGATTACTTCCGTACCTCCCATCATGGCGCAGAGTACAAGAAAGATTGCGGTCCATATCGATGGGTCATCTGTCCAAGATATCGGAAATATCGTTAGCCAGCTGGAATTGTTACAAGGCGGAAAGGTCGTCGACCAGAAAGACATCACGCTCAGAAGCGTTGATACAAAGACCCCTTACCGCATCACATTCATCAGCAGGATTGATGGTAGTGTACAGTACTATGCCGTCAATCCCGCTACAGGAGGAGAGAAAGCTGGAGATGCGCTTTTCTTTTCCGTCCATGGTGCTGGGGTCGAAGCCCTAGGACAAGCACAAGCCTACCAACCCAAAGACTGGGGCACCTTGATAGCCCCTACCAATCGCCGCCCACGCGGATTCAATTGGGAAGATTGGGGCCGTCTGGATGCATTAGAGGTTCTTGGTCTAGCCAAGCAGCAACTACAGCCTGACAGCCAACGCATCTATCTAACAGGGCATTCTATGGGTGGTCACGGGACTTGGTTCTTAGGCGCCACCTATCCCGATAAATGGGCAGCAATAGCGCCTTGCGCCGGATATCCGACGTTAAAGGGCTACGGCTCGGCAGATGGGCTCGTTCCTGACAAAGGGCGCAATGCGTTAGAAGATGTACTCCTTCGATCGGGAAATCAAAGTGATGTATTGGCATATGCAACCAACTATAAGCCACTAGGCGTGTATGTACTGCATGGCGATGCCGATCGCACCGTTCCGGTGGAATATGCTCGGCAGATGCGAGCAGTACTTGGCGCCTTTCATCCAGATTTTAGCTACTATGAATACCCTGGAGGTTCACATTGGTACAGCAACGAAAGTGTGGATTGGAAGCCCCTTTTTGACTATTTCAAAGCACACACCCGAAAAACAACTACCAATGTCGATCAAATCGATTTTAAAACCGCCAATCCCGGCATTTCGGCCTCTTACTATTGGGGGACGGTTTATCAGCAGCTCCAGCCGCTTCACTATTCCCATATCCAATTGCTGCGCGATCGTGAAAAATATAGCATCACAGGCCGTACGGACAATGTCCGCATCCTGCGCTTAGATCTAAGCGGATTCACGATCGGCCATCCCATATCCATTACACTTGATAGCTTGAATACACTTACCTATCCTACGTCTGCGACCAATCGCTCTTCGGTATTTCTCCAGAAGGAGAACAACACTTGGAAAATAATAGATGCGCCATCTTTAGCCGACAAAGGACCACACCGGAATGGCACCTTCAAGGAAGCCTTCGACCATAGCATGGTCTATGTATACGGCACCCGTGGTACGAAAGCAGAAAATAATTGGGCAATAGAAAAAGTGAGATACGATGCCGAATCGTGGTATTACAGAGGCAATGGTGCGTTTGAAATTATTTCCGATCAAGAGTTTGATGCGCAAAAATATACCGATCGTAATATTATCCTTGTGGGCAATTCCAAAACCAATAGCGCCTGGGACGCACTCCTTCACGATTGCCCCATTTCAGTGACATCCGGGCAGGTTATCGTCGGTGACAAGCACTATCAAGGAAACGATCTTGGAGGCTACTTCTATTGGAAAAAGCCTGGAACAGTATCACGATCTGTCGGCATCATTACCGGGACAGGTATCAAGGGAATGCAAGCCGCCACAGCCAATCAATATTTTGCTGGAGCGAGTGGATTTCCAGACTATATGTTCTTTAAGTTGGATATGCTCAAAGTTGGTGCTGAGGGTATCTTGGACGCTGGGTTCTACGACAATTCTTGGCATGTAACCCGTTAA